In Candidatus Poribacteria bacterium, the genomic window CGGATGATGGTGTCGTTCGTCTCCTTCGCGCCGGACGGAATGGTTCCGGAGCACTCACATCCCCATGAGCAGATGGGAACCGTGCTCGACGGGGAGTTCGAGCTCGTCATCGACGGCGAGAGTCGAATCGTGCGTTCCGGGGATGTGTGGCATGTGCCTGCGAACGTGACGCACAGCGCACGCGCGCTGGGCGCACCGGCGCTTGCCCTCGACATCTTCAGTCCGTCGCGCGAGGACTACGAGGCGCGCGCGTCGCTCGCGGCGGAGGCAGGCGATGCTTGAAGCCGTGCGCCGAGTACCGTACCGAGTCGCCGTTCCCTTCGCCGTGCTGCTCGCCGTCGCGCCATTCGGGCGCACGCCGCATGTCGTCGAGAAGGCGCGGATGCTGATGGCTGGCACGCTCACGCGTCCCATCGACATGTTCGACCCCGTCTTCCACGCATCCGGGGCGGTCGTGCTGATCGCCCGGATCGCCGCCGACCTGTTCAGCGGGAAGGGCTCCGCTGCATGATCGAACCGATCGCCGTCGCCACATGGCAGTTTGGGAAGCAGGCTACAGCCGAAGCCGGACGCGTGCTCTTCCAGGGCGGCTCGCCGTTGGACGCCGTCGAGGCGGGGATTCGTCTCGTGGAGCTCGACCCCAGCGAGCACTCCGTCGGCTACGGCGGGGTTCCCAACTCCGACGGAATCGTCCAGCTCGACGCGGCGATCATGGACGGCGTCACTCACGATGCAGGCGGCGTCGCCGCATTGGAGGGGTTCCGCTCGCCGATCAGCGTCGCCCGGCGTGTCATGACGCGGTCACGACACGTGTTCCTCGTCGGTGAAGGAGCTCGCGCTTTCGCACGTTCCCAAGGGTTTGTCGAGGAACCGACGTTGACGAACGAGATGCGAGCCCAATGGGTGGCGTGGCGCGCGAAGCAGGACGACAAGATACCCGCCGACTCGCACGACACGATCGGTCTGGTCGCGATGGACGCCAAGGGCGACCTCGCCGTCGGATGCTCCACCAGCGGCGTCGGCTACAAAGAGCCAGGACGCGTTGGTGATTCGCCGCTCCTGGGTTCGGGACTCTACGTCGACAACGCGGTCGGAGGGGCGTCGGCGACGGGTCTCGGCGAGGAGATCATGAAGTTCTGCTTGTCGTTCCTCGTTGTGGAGAATATGAGGCACGGAGCCGACCCGGACGCCGCGTGTCGGGAGGCGATCCTGCGGATGATCGCCAAAAACGCCAAGTACCGCGAGATCGCGGCGGCGGTGGTCGCACTCGACAGAACCGGACGGCACGGTGGCTACTCGACGACCCCTGGGTTCTCCTACGGCATCTGGTCGCCGCAGACCAACGAGGTTCGCGCAGTCGAGATCGCGCACTGACGCGAGAGGGAGTCTGATGGCATCGGACGTTCTGAACGCCGGGCCCCTGGGGGATGTGCCCGAGGACATCGTCGGCGGGTTGCACGCTGCGGCGCAGCGGATCGTGTCCGACGTCGTCGACGAGAGTGGATCGATCGACTATGGACGCCTGCCCGATTCGGACGAGCTCCGGCAGCTCGAACGCGCTGTCC contains:
- a CDS encoding cupin domain-containing protein, translated to MPFVNRADLASFSLSDGIRLQVTWGERMMVSFVSFAPDGMVPEHSHPHEQMGTVLDGEFELVIDGESRIVRSGDVWHVPANVTHSARALGAPALALDIFSPSREDYEARASLAAEAGDA
- a CDS encoding N(4)-(beta-N-acetylglucosaminyl)-L-asparaginase; protein product: MIEPIAVATWQFGKQATAEAGRVLFQGGSPLDAVEAGIRLVELDPSEHSVGYGGVPNSDGIVQLDAAIMDGVTHDAGGVAALEGFRSPISVARRVMTRSRHVFLVGEGARAFARSQGFVEEPTLTNEMRAQWVAWRAKQDDKIPADSHDTIGLVAMDAKGDLAVGCSTSGVGYKEPGRVGDSPLLGSGLYVDNAVGGASATGLGEEIMKFCLSFLVVENMRHGADPDAACREAILRMIAKNAKYREIAAAVVALDRTGRHGGYSTTPGFSYGIWSPQTNEVRAVEIAH